The proteins below come from a single Pichia kudriavzevii chromosome 2, complete sequence genomic window:
- a CDS encoding uncharacterized protein (PKUD0B01070) — translation MDNRDIEDVLNMDITSLLESCELYQGYTVPERTVPSSTPDNTLDLDIDKYLNLPLETRSKSCNPPLEEGANGDSIVDDNLLEEIDQLINASAISHGIPTSEIGPPKESSSCFNGTGGGNAATNGTVPGTVDMYPQRSITKKPSYKRLSTTPQSPSSMKRIARSPTQQSNTQFGMAHAAAMLATNNSPSKNCSNMVYHENAKAAAAQAIGSAQHRKPITFKTSVKRNANYQNAKLKNASIQSSNASVYSTHSKISNVSNNSSTFDSFYSPSTDTLETIISFDQPRRFTSDNIESRHSTRTSSTSSSHELVALTPSPVVSPRYQQITFTPPNTIGKSPHSEPLTPISKTTMKFSQLSTKSPEKKTFPSLESVANAANTTPQLSVWKTRPQHPKTQHVNHSKPKLSPSHSSKRPPHRNTLKLNTFVDRQQSEHQYPFPTPYHQTSSLSPPLQVPPPPPPLPSSSKSSSFSPKQYTQSNAGYNLLDFSNSPITIVSNYTTKNYRNSVTSTTSSNSTISNTSTHTNNAPKQPNIAPSKSIIGPSFKYTNSYAYAKEKSSTNSHKHVKSETRPLNTGPVKCDFRSLVNTFNKKEKRKQHPKVYSNMNQGMSEFQVNIGK, via the coding sequence ATGGATAACAGGGATATAGAGGATGTCCTGAATATGGACATCACGTCTTTGCTGGAATCGTGTGAACTCTATCAGGGATACACCGTGCCGGAGAGGACCGTTCCCTCGTCTACTCCAGATAACACCCTGGACTTGGATATCGACAAGTATCTAAACCTACCACTGGAGACAAGGTCGAAATCATGCAACCCACCTTTAGAGGAAGGTGCAAATGGAGACTCAATTGTGGACGATAATCTCTTGGAGgaaattgatcaacttATCAATGCCTCAGCTATCTCTCATGGTATACCGACAAGCGAGATTGGGCCTCCCAAGGAATCCTCTAGTTGCTTCAATGGTACTGGTGGTGGTAATGCCGCTACCAACGGCACAGTGCCAGGTACTGTTGACATGTACCCACAACGAAGCATAACGAAGAAGCCCTCGTATAAAAGACTTTCCACCACCCCGCAATCACCGAGTTCAATGAAGAGAATTGCAAGATCCCCCACTCAACAATCAAATACACAGTTTGGAATGGCACATGCAGCTGCTATGCTTGCCACCAATAACTCACCTAGTaaaaattgttcaaatatGGTGTatcatgaaaatgcaaaggCAGCAGCAGCACAGGCTATTGGATCCGCTCAACATAGGAAGCCAATAACATTCAAAACAAGTGTGAAAAGAAACGCCAATTATCAAAATGCTAAGCTGAAAAATGCCAGTATTCAATCGTCTAATGCTTCTGTATACTCCACTCATTCCAAGATTTCTAACGTGTCCAACAACTCTTCTACTTTTGATTCCTTTTACTCGCCATCAACTGACACACTGGAAAcaataatttcatttgatcAACCTCGTAGGTTCACCTCAGATAATATCGAATCGAGACATTCTACAAGAACTTCAAGTACTTCAAGCTCTCACGAACTTGTTGCTTTAACTCCATCCCCCGTTGTAAGCCCAAGGTATCAGCAAATTACATTCACACCACCTAATACGATTGGAAAATCACCACATTCTGAACCTCTTACCCCGATATCCAAGACAACAATGAAATTCTCTCAATTGTCTACAAAATCCCCCGAAAAAAAGACATTTCCTTCATTAGAATCAGTTGCAAACGCTGCAAATACTACACCCCAACTTTCCGTTTGGAAGACAAGACCGCAACACCCTAAAACGCAACATGTAAACCattcaaaaccaaaactaTCGCCTTCACATAGTTCGAAAAGACCTCCCCACAGAAATACACTGAAACTCAACACTTTTGTGGACCGCCAACAGTCTGAGCACCAATATCCATTCCCGACGCCTTACCACCAAACTTCATCACTTTCACCACCACTGCAAgtaccaccaccaccaccaccattaccatcatcttcaaaatcatcctCCTTCTCCCCCAAACAATATACCCAATCAAATGCTGGATATAATTTACTAGATTTTTCTAATTCACCCATTACTATCGTTTCCAACTATACTACTAAAAATTATCGCAACTCTGTAACATCTACGACATCCTCAAACTCTACTATTTCTAACACCTCAACACATACAAACAATGCTCCTAAACAGCCCAATATTGCCCCTTCTAAAAGCATAATTGGACCTTCATTCAAATATACCAATTCCTATGCTTATGCGAAGGaaaaatcttcaacaaataGTCATAAGCACGTTAAATCGGAAACACGTCCATTAAACACTGGCCCGGTTAAGTGTGATTTCCGCAGCCTGGTCAATACATTCaacaaaaaggaaaagcGGAAACAGCATCCTAAAGTTTATTCTAATATGAACCAAGGAATGTCTGAGTTTCAGGTGAATATTGGGAAGTAG
- a CDS encoding uncharacterized protein (PKUD0B01080; similar to Saccharomyces cerevisiae YPL059W (GRX5); ancestral locus Anc_8.519), whose translation MFARSLLRPLASTLRPALSMRRFLSDETRKAIEEAVHSAPVVLFMKGTPGAPACGFSRATIQLLGQQGVDPAKFAAYNVLEDDELRQGIKEYSEWPTIPQLYVNNEFVGGCDIITNMSQTGELAELLDEANALIPLEE comes from the coding sequence ATGTTTGCACGTTCTTTACTCCGTCCTTTAGCCTCCACTTTGCGCCCAGCACTTTCCATGCGCCGTTTCCTCTCAGATGAAACAAGAAAGGCCATTGAAGAAGCTGTCCATTCTGCTCCGGTTGTTCTATTTATGAAGGGCACACCAGGTGCACCAGCTTGTGGGTTCTCGAGGGCTACAATCCAGCTACTTGGTCAGCAGGGCGTTGATCCAGCCAAGTTTGCCGCTTATAACGTCTTGGAAGACGACGAATTACGTCAAGGTATCAAGGAGTACTCGGAATGGCCAACAATTCCCCAGCTCTATGTGAACAACGAGTTTGTTGGCGGCTGTGATATCATTACAAACATGTCTCAAACTGGTGAGCTTGCCGAATTGCTTGACGAGGCAAATGCCCTTATACCTTTGGAAGAGTAA
- a CDS encoding uncharacterized protein (PKUD0B01090; similar to Saccharomyces cerevisiae YKL018W (SWD2); ancestral locus Anc_2.657) has translation MSLSSLPSVSLGESQVKNLTPVKLFPGKDTPFTSLAHNPQGTFFITTSPAGSLQLYDALRGRHSKTIYSKKYGCSNGTFLLKASQQSTPSSCVIASTIPASNNNKANNALRFLDLNTNSFIRYFTAHTAQVTSVVSSTSTYYGFDTFYSASRDGTIRVWDSRTETPNSTLAGMGRNPVISIDPSGSIMAIWNGSKRVVNLVQVDYFPNGLISSIPVDVNGDVECMKWAGNLLIVDVPGRDKIVIDTLQHSVVSRLVGVTEFVTDTDDVVRSGSLDITPDSKWCFGGSGDASILAWSLHDLSPKQRPIIIDSLVDKQAIPRIVVHNPKLACLVTADTEIVLNLYS, from the coding sequence ATGTCACTATCGAGTCTTCCCTCTGTGTCCCTAGGAGAGTCacaagtgaaaaatttgacTCCAGTGAAACTATTCCCAGGGAAGGATACCCCTTTCACTTCTCTTGCACATAACCCGCAGGGGACGTTCTTCATCACCACATCTCCTGCCGGATCCTTGCAACTATATGATGCCCTGCGAGGCCGACATTCCAAGACAATTTACTCTAAAAAATACGGATGTTCGAATGGCACTTTTTTACTGAAAGCATCGCAGCAAAGTACACCGAGTTCGTGTGTTATTGCATCAACTATACCAGCATCTAATAATAATAAGGCAAACAATGCGTTACGATTTTTAGACTTGAACACAAACTCGTTCATTCGATACTTTACAGCTCATACTGCTCAAGTTACTTCTGTTGTTTCATCCACATCCACATATTATGGCTTTGATACATTTTATTCTGCATCGAGGGATGGTACTATTCGGGTGTGGGACTCTCGAACAGAAACCCCTAATTCCACATTGGCAGGAATGGGTAGAAATCCAGTAATATCTATTGATCCCTCAGGGTCCATTATGGCCATTTGGAATGGTTCCAAAAGAGTCGTCAATCTGGTACAGGTGGACTATTTCCCCAATGGTCTCATTTCGAGCATCCCCGTAGACGTGAATGGTGATGTCGAATGCATGAAATGGGCCGGTAATTTACTTATAGTGGATGTCCCCGGCCGTGACAAAATTGTCATTGACACACTCCAGCATTCGGTGGTTAGTCGATTAGTTGGTGTTACAGAGTTTGTTACAGATACTGACGATGTCGTGAGAAGTGGAAGCCTTGACATTACTCCTGATTCTAAGTGGTGTTTTGGTGGTAGCGGTGATGCGTCAATACTGGCATGGTCGTTACACGATCTAAGCCCTAAACAACGTCCGATAATCATAGACTCTTTGGTGGATAAACAAGCCATACCCAGAATAGTTGTCCATAATCCTAAATTGGCGTGTTTAGTTACTGCGGACACAGAAATAGTGCTCAACCTTTACAGTTGA